The following coding sequences lie in one Apium graveolens cultivar Ventura chromosome 1, ASM990537v1, whole genome shotgun sequence genomic window:
- the LOC141719536 gene encoding protein RADIALIS-like 1, with amino-acid sequence MSSRGTDSWTAKQNKAFERALAVYDKDTPDRWQNVAKAVGDKTADEVKNHYEILVDDIKRIENGRVPFPMYRTTGGSSHVSMHDNDERMKNLKLR; translated from the exons ATGTCTTCACGTGGCACCGACTCTTGGACTGCAAAGCAGAACAAAGCCTTCGAAAGGGCTCTGGCTGTGTATGATAAGGACACACCTGATCGTTGGCAAAATGTTGCTAAGGCTGTTGGTGACAAAACAGCGGATGAAGTAAAGAACCATTATGAAATCCTTGTTGACGATATTAAAAGAATTGAGAATGGTAGAGTGCCCTTCCCAATGTACAGAACCACTGGAGGCAGTAGCCATGTTTCCATGCATGATAACGATGAGAG GATGAAGAATCTGAAGCTTCGGTGA